The following coding sequences lie in one Populus nigra chromosome 15, ddPopNigr1.1, whole genome shotgun sequence genomic window:
- the LOC133674721 gene encoding aspartic proteinase CDR1-like codes for MAAIDIAILFVAFTSHFTLTMSTTMVALAPAIPKPKRLVTKLIHRDSIFSPRYNANGTIADRARRAMETSVARFVQLAIMDSGSSFLWIKCLPCSPCSSKSPISIFDPRKSLTYSSMSCRRYRCNHSKCNSYNECTYNITYVRGPGSTGIYVFEQLSFETIDDTKIVVPRVLLGCGRNLEVDKGQYNGVFGLGVGRETSLITQLGSQFSYCVGNIMDPHYPYNQLSLGDGAIMEGDSTPLESSYGRYYVTLEGISIEGKLLEIDRRIFERTAMVDNGVILDSGTTYTWLAQDAYNALSEEVRSLFREMLQRYKGMPNQLCYIGSVREDLSGFPAVTFHFANGAQLVLDTQSMFLHIAPRVFCLAIGSSAVNGDNSKNLSVIGMMAQQNYNVGYDIGQNKLYFQRIDCELLED; via the exons ATGGCAGCAATAGATATTGCAATCCTGTTTGTAGCTTTCACAAGTCATTTTACCCTAACCATGAGCACCACCATGGTTGCACTTGCACCTGCCATCCCCAAACCTAAGCGATTGGTCACCAAACTAATTCATCGCGACTCCATCTTTTCTCCCCGTTATAATGCTAACGGCACCATTGCTGATCGTGCAAGACGTGCTATGGAAACTTCAGTTGCGCGTTTTGTTCAG CTAGCAATCATGGACAGTGGCAGTAGTTTTCTATGGATCAAGTGTCTTCCTTGCAGTCCTTGTTCAAGCAAATCACCTATTTCAATTTTTGATCCTAGGAAGTCTCTCACTTATTCTAGCATGTCATGCAGGAGATATAGGTGTAACCATTCCAAATGCAACTCCTATAATGAATGTACTTACAATATAACATATGTTCGAGGTCCTGGATCGACCGGGATCTACGTTTTTGAACAACTTTCCTTCGAGACGATAGACGACACGAAGATTGTGGTGCCAAGGGTACTTTTGGGGTGTGGTCGAAATCTTGAAGTTGATAAAGGTCAATACAATGGAGTATTTGGACTTGGAGTTGGCAGAGAGACATCTTTGATAACTCAATTAGGTTCTCAATTCTCCTACTGCGTTGGTAATATAATGGATCCTCATTATCCTTACAACCAGCTATCCTTGGGTGATGGAGCAATAATGGAAGGTGATTCAACACCTTTAGAAAGCAGCTATGGCCGCTATTACGTAACACTTGAAGGAATTAGTATAGAAGGTAAACTGCTAGAGATAGACCGTCGTATTTTTGAAAGGACAGCCATGGTTGATAATGGAGTGATCCTTGATTCAGGAACTACATATACTTGGCTAGCCCAAGATGCATATAATGCACTTAGCGAAGAAGTTCGAAGTCTCTTCAGAGAGATGCTACAACGGTACAAAGGCATGCCAAACCAGCTGTGCTACATTGGGAGTGTGAGGGAGGATCTTAGCGGGTTCCCGGCAGTAACTTTCCATTTTGCGAATGGAGCACAATTAGTGCTCGACACCCAAAGTATGTTTCTTCACATAGCTCCAAGAGTGTTTTGCCTGGCCATAGGTTCTAGTGCTGTCAATGGAGACAACTCCAAAAATTTGTCCGTCATTGGAATGATGGCCCAACAGAACTACAATGTGGGTTACGACATTGGTCAAAACAAGTTGTACTTCCAAAGAATTGATTGTGAGCTTCTTGAGGACTAG
- the LOC133674552 gene encoding transmembrane 9 superfamily member 9-like, with translation MAGVSLALRLGISFMKFSLLLLLLAYQSHSFYLPGVAPQDFVTGAELKVKVNKLTSTKTQLPYSYYSLPYCPPDRIVDSAENLGEVLRGDRIENSPYVFQMREPQQCQILCRITLDAKTAKQFKEKIDDDYRVNMILDNLPLVVPIPRFDQENAVVYQHGFQVGLKGQYAGSKDQKHFIHNHLTFTVKFHKDSQSNLARIVGFEVKPFSVKHDYDGQWKNENTRLTTCDPHARRAVTSSESPQVIEDKKDVIFTYDVAFEESEVKWASRWDTYLLMADDQIHWFSIVNSLMIVLFLSGMVAMIMLRTLFRDISKYNQLETQEEAQEETGWKLVHGDAFRPPTNSDLLCVYAGTGVQFFGMILVTMIFAALGFLSPSNRGGLMTAMLLLWVFMGLFSGYASARLYKMFKGTEWKKITLKTAFMFPATIFAIFFVLNALIWGEKSSGAVPFGTMFALVFLWFGISVPLVFAGSYIGFKKPAIEDPVKTNKIPRQIPEQAWYMKPVFSILIGGILPFGAVFIELFFILTSIWLHQFYYIFGFLFIVFVILIVTCAEITIVLCYFQLCGEDYLWWWRSYLTSGSSAIYLFLYAAFYFFTKLDITKPVSGILYFGYMLIASYAFFVLTGTIGFYACFWFTRLIYSSVKID, from the exons ATGGCGGGAGTTTCTCTCGCGCTCAGATTAGGAATCTCTTTCATGAAGTTTTCTTTGCTTTTGCTGTTATTAGCCTATCAATCCCATTCCTTCTATCTTCCTGGTGTCGCCCCTCAGGATTTCGTTACT GGGGCTGAGTTAAAGGTGAAAGTAAACAAACTGACTTCTACAAAAACACAACTTCCGTACTCATACTATTCCCTCCCATATTGTCCTCCAGATCGTATAGTTGACAGTGCAGAGAATCTTGGAGAAGTTCTTCGTGGTGATCGTATTGAAAACTCTCCTTATGTG TTTCAAATGAGAGAACCGCAACAGTGCCAAATTTTATGTCGTATAACCCTTGATGCAAAAACAGCAAAACAATTCAAGGAAAAGATTGATGATGATTACCGGGTCAACAT GATTTTGGATAATCTTCCACTTGTTGTGCCCATTCCAAGGTTTGATCAGGAAAATGCGGTAGTGTATCAACATGGCTTCCAAGTTGGTCTTAAAGGGCAGTATGCTGGG AGCAAAgatcaaaaacattttatccACAATCACTTGACatttactgtcaaatttcaCAAAGACTCTCAGTCAAATTTAGCCAGGATTGTTGGGTTTGAGGTCAAACCATTCAG CGTTAAACATGATTATGATGGTCAGTGGAAGAATGAGAATACACGCCTAACAACCTGTGATCCCCACGCAAGGCGTGCAGTTACTAGCTCTGAATCTCCTCAAGTGATTGAGGATAAGAAGGATGTGATATTTACATATGATGTTGCATTTGAG GAAAGTGAAGTGAAGTGGGCTTCTCGGTGGGATACCTATCTTTTGATGGCTGATGATCAAATTCATTGGTTCTCAATTGTCAATTCTTTAATGATTGTTCTTTTTCTCTCGGGGATGGTGGCTATGATCATGTTGAGGACACTTTTTCGGGATATCTCCAAGTACAACCAACTGGAGACCCAAGAAGAAGCCCAAGAGGAGACAGGATGGAAATTGGTCCATGGGGATGCTTTCCGGCCTCCAACAAACTCAGACCTCCTCTGTGTCTATGCTGGGACAGGGGTTCAGTTTTTTGGGATGATTCTTGTTACTATGATATTTGCTGCACTTGGTTTCCTTTCTCCATCGAATCGAGGCGGGTTGATGACAGCCATGCTCCTTCTCTGGGTATTTATGGGTCTTTTTTCTGGATATGCATCAGCTCGTCTTTATAAGATGTTCAAGGGAACAGAATGGAAGAAAATTACTCTGAAAACGGCTTTCATGTTTCCTGCAACAATCTTTGCCATATTCTTTGTCTTGAATGCTCTAATATGGGGTGAGAAATCATCTGGGGCAGTGCCTTTTGGAACCATGTTTGCTCTGGTATTCTTATGGTTTGGCATTTCAGTTCCACTTGTCTTTGCTGGTAGTTATATTGGTTTCAAGAAGCCTGCAATTGAGGATCCAGTGAAAACGAATAAGATCCCAAGGCAGATTCCAGAACAGGCCTGGTACATGAAACCAGTTTTCTCTATTCTAATTGGAGGCATTCTTCCATTTGGAGCTGTCTTTATCGAGCTCTTCTtcatccttacatcaatatggCTGCATCAGTTCTACTACATTTTTGGTTTCCTATTCATTGTCTTTGTCATCCTTATTGTCACTTGTGCCGAGATCACAATTGTGCTTTGCTACTTCCAGCTGTGCGGTGAGGACTACCTTTGGTGGTGGAGGTCTTACCTGACATCAGGGTCCTCTGCAATTTACCTCTTCCTCTATGCTGCTTTCTACTTCTTCACGAAGCTTGATATTACAAAACCAGTGTCTGGGATCTTATACTTTGGCTACATGCTGATTGCCTCATATGCTTTCTTTGTGCTTACTGGCACAATTGGCTTCTATGCCTGCTTCTGGTTTACTAGGCTCATCTACTCATCAGTGAAGATTGATTAA
- the LOC133674194 gene encoding uncharacterized protein LOC133674194 isoform X2, translated as MILCTQQGVKTQLDYLQQCLPGYGQFGISRKGSQDSLDEHCSIFYDKEKVELLEDGTFWLSESPSVPGSMSWGAAVPCIATWATFQLKGIEPPGFSLQIVNTNMDEFSPRARRRSALLTWQHIASLPPSLPVLYCGGFNTHKESTTGRFLLGRSSEHGVVGDMRDTWPNAQVRKNVSLVHTFHDFKGDKQGALEFFKLILRALCLCWDRQTQDLHVDWILFRGRSLIPVQCEVVNDNINGRYPSSHYPIFAEFMLPRSVRLLEPPLTAEENPLAV; from the exons ATGATTCTTTGTACTCAACAAG GTGTGAAAACACAGTTGGATTATCTTCAGCAGTGCTTGCCAG GTTATGGTCAATTTGGAATATCAAGAAAAGGATCTCAAGACAGCCTAGATGAACACTGTAGTATCTTCTATGACAAGGAAAAA GTAGAGCTGCTAGAAGATGGAACATTTTGGCTATCAGAGTCGCCTTCTGTCCCAGGAAGCATGTCATGGGGTGCTGCAGTTCCATGTATTGCAACGTGGGCTA CATTCCAATTGAAAGGGATTGAGCCCCCAGGCTTTTCATTGCAGATAGTGAATACAAACATGGATGAGTTTAGTCCTCGTGCACGTAGACGAAGTGCTTTACTCACATGGCAACACATTGCATCCTTACCTCCTAGCTTGCCAGTTTTGTATTGTGGAGGATTTAACACACACAAAGAATCAACTACAGGACGTTTTCTTCTTGGGAGATCAAG CGAGCATGGTGTAGTGGGAGATATGAGAGATACATGGCCCAATGCCCAAGTGAGGAAAAATGTTTCCCTCGTACACACTTTCCATGATTTCAAAG GTGACAAGCAGGGAGCCCTTGAGTTCTTCAAGTTAATCTTGAGGGCACTCTGCCTCTGCTGGGACCGCCAAACACAGGATCTGCACGTAGACTGGATTCTTTTCAGAGGTAGATCTTTGATTCCTGTCCAGTGCGAAGTGGTGAATGATAATATAAACGGGCGCTATCCATCCTCACACTACCCTATATTTGCCGAGTTTATGCTTCCTCGTTCCGTGAGACTGCTTGAGCCACCTCTTACTGCAGAAGAAAACCCGCTTGCTGTCTGA
- the LOC133674194 gene encoding uncharacterized protein LOC133674194 isoform X1 — MKKGKKMSVSLTMMTFNLHDDQAEDSPNSWEKRKDLCISVVTSYSPMILCTQQGVKTQLDYLQQCLPGYGQFGISRKGSQDSLDEHCSIFYDKEKVELLEDGTFWLSESPSVPGSMSWGAAVPCIATWATFQLKGIEPPGFSLQIVNTNMDEFSPRARRRSALLTWQHIASLPPSLPVLYCGGFNTHKESTTGRFLLGRSSEHGVVGDMRDTWPNAQVRKNVSLVHTFHDFKGDKQGALEFFKLILRALCLCWDRQTQDLHVDWILFRGRSLIPVQCEVVNDNINGRYPSSHYPIFAEFMLPRSVRLLEPPLTAEENPLAV; from the exons atgaaaaaaggaaaaaaaatgagtgtTTCCTTGACGATGATGACCTTTAATCTTCATGATGATCAGGCTGAAGACAGTCCAAATTCATGGGAGAAGAGGAAGGATTTGTGTATTAGTGTCGTCACTAGTTATTCTCCTATGATTCTTTGTACTCAACAAG GTGTGAAAACACAGTTGGATTATCTTCAGCAGTGCTTGCCAG GTTATGGTCAATTTGGAATATCAAGAAAAGGATCTCAAGACAGCCTAGATGAACACTGTAGTATCTTCTATGACAAGGAAAAA GTAGAGCTGCTAGAAGATGGAACATTTTGGCTATCAGAGTCGCCTTCTGTCCCAGGAAGCATGTCATGGGGTGCTGCAGTTCCATGTATTGCAACGTGGGCTA CATTCCAATTGAAAGGGATTGAGCCCCCAGGCTTTTCATTGCAGATAGTGAATACAAACATGGATGAGTTTAGTCCTCGTGCACGTAGACGAAGTGCTTTACTCACATGGCAACACATTGCATCCTTACCTCCTAGCTTGCCAGTTTTGTATTGTGGAGGATTTAACACACACAAAGAATCAACTACAGGACGTTTTCTTCTTGGGAGATCAAG CGAGCATGGTGTAGTGGGAGATATGAGAGATACATGGCCCAATGCCCAAGTGAGGAAAAATGTTTCCCTCGTACACACTTTCCATGATTTCAAAG GTGACAAGCAGGGAGCCCTTGAGTTCTTCAAGTTAATCTTGAGGGCACTCTGCCTCTGCTGGGACCGCCAAACACAGGATCTGCACGTAGACTGGATTCTTTTCAGAGGTAGATCTTTGATTCCTGTCCAGTGCGAAGTGGTGAATGATAATATAAACGGGCGCTATCCATCCTCACACTACCCTATATTTGCCGAGTTTATGCTTCCTCGTTCCGTGAGACTGCTTGAGCCACCTCTTACTGCAGAAGAAAACCCGCTTGCTGTCTGA
- the LOC133674406 gene encoding leucine aminopeptidase 1-like, with product MAATVVSLATSLTAAVVPSSFSSSSSFVFTKLWSAPCLRITFSVSPFSYSRGGGKLMAHSLARATLGLTQPANIDAPKIAISAKEIDVAEWKGDILAVGVTEKDMTKDDSKRFENSLLKKLDAKLGGHLSEASSEEDFTGKPGQSLVLRLPGLGSKRIGLIGLGQSATNTYAFRNFGEAIAAAAKTAQACNVGIVLASTGSTANESKLNTASAIASGTVLGTYEDNRYKSDSKKPVLKSVDILGFGTGPELEKKLKYAEDVSSAIIFGKELVNSPANVLTPAVLAEEATKIASTYSDVLSATILNAEQCKELKMGSYLGVAAASANPPHFIHLCYKPPSGPIKAKLALVGKGLTFDSGGYNIKTGPGCCIELMKFDMGGSAAVLGAAKAIGQVKPPGVEVHFIVAACENMISGTGMRPGDILTASNGKTIEVNNTDAEGRLTLADALVYACNQGAEKIIDLATLTGACVVALGPSIAGVFTPSDELANEVFAAAEASGEKLWRMPMEESYWESMKSGVADMVNTGGRQGGAITAALFLKQFVDEKVQWMHIDIAGPVWNEKKRTATGFGIQTLVEWVQQHSS from the exons ATGGCCGCCACAGTGGTATCCTTGGCCACTTCACTTACTGCTGCCGTTGTCCCATCATCTTTCTCATCTTCCTCGTCCTTCGTTTTCACCAAGTTGTGGTCGGCACCTTGTCTTAGAATCACTTTTTCAGTCTCACCCTTTTCTTATTCCAGAGGAGGCGGCAAACTCATGGCTCACTCTTTAGCTCGTGCTACTCTTGGTCTTACCCAGCCTGCTAACATCGATGCCcctaag ATTGCTATCTCTGCAAAAGAGATTGACGTGGCAGAATGGAAAGGAGATATCCTTGCTGTTGGTGTTACAGAGAAAGATATGACCAAGGATGACAGCAAGAGGTTTGAGAACTCTCTTTTGAAAAAGCTAGATGCCAAGCTGGGTGGTCACTTAAGTGAAGCCTCTTCCGAGGAGGATTTCACAGGAAAACCTGGCCAGTCATTGGTTCTTAGACTTCCAGGTCTTGGTTCCAAAAGAATCGGCTTGATTGGGCTTGGACAGTCTGCTACGAACACATATGCTTTTCGCAATTTTGGTGAGGCCATTGCAGCTGCTGCAAAGACTGCTCAAGCCTGTAATGTTGGCATTGTGCTTGCCTCAACTGGAAGCACCGCAAATGAATCAAAACTTAATACTGCTTCAGCGATAGCATCTG GGACTGTGCTGGGGACATATGAAGATAATAGGTATAAGTCAGATTCAAAGAAACCTGTACTTAAATCTGTGGATATTCTTGGTTTTGGAACTGGACCTGAGCTAGAGAAGAAGCTCAAATATGCTGAAGATGTTTCTTCTGCTATAATTTTTGGAAAAGAACTTGTCAATTCACCAGCCAATGTACTCACCCCTG CGGTACTGGCGGAAGAAGCTACAAAGATTGCTTCCACGTACAGCGATGTTCTTTCAGCTACCATCTTGAATGCAGAGCAGTGCAAAGAGTTGAAAATGGGATCCTATCTGGGTGTTGCTGCAGCTTCTGCTAATCCTCCTCATTTCATCCATTTGTGTTATAAGCCTCCAAGTGGACCTATTAAAGCCAAGCTGGCATTAGTTGGAAAAGGATTGACTTTTGACAG TGGTGGCTACAACATCAAGACAGGACCTGGCTGTTGCATTGAGCTCATGAAATTTGATATGGGAGGTTCAGCAGCAGTTTTAGGTGCAGCAAAAGCCATCGGTCAAGTTAAACCTCCTGGAGTTGAG GTCCATTTCATCGTTGCAGCTTGTGAGAATATGATTAGTGGAACTGGTATGAGGCCAGGAGATATACTTACAGCCTCAAATGGAAAGACGATTGAG GTCAATAACACTGATGCTGAAGGCAGGCTTACACTTGCAGATGCTTTAGTTTATGCCTGCAACCAGGGTGCAGAAAAG atAATTGACTTGGCAACGCTAACAGGAGCCTGCGTAGTTGCTCTTGGGCCCTCAATTGCAG GTGTTTTTACACCCAGTGATGAGTTAGCGAATGAGGTATTTGCAGCAGCAGAAGCCAGCGGAGAGAAACTTTGGAGGATGCCGATGGAGGAAAGTTACTGGGAGTCCATGAAGTCAGGAGTAGCTGATATGGTAAACACCGGTGGCCGTCAGGGTGGGGCTATCACTGCAGCTCTGTTTTTGAAACAG tttgttgatgagaaggtTCAATGGATGCACATTGACATCGCTGGCCCTGTTTGGAACGAGAAGAAGCGCACTGCAACAGGATTTGGCATCCAAACCCTTGTGGAGTGGGTCCAGCAACACTCTTCTTAG